The following are from one region of the Leucobacter sp. Psy1 genome:
- the glpX gene encoding class II fructose-bisphosphatase, whose translation MTQPDSLDTWQPDRNLAMELVRATEAAAIRATPYVGRGDKNAADGAAVDAMRRFLSTVSMNGTVVIGEGEKDDAPWLYNGERVGNGMGAGCDVAVDPIDGTRLTAEGRPGAISVIAVADRGSMYDPSAVFYMDKLVCGPDGVGIVDIRKPIGENIRALAAKKGVDVSDLRVAVLDRPRHEQLIAEIREAGAGTRLLMDGDVAGGVNAARWDSRIDLCVGIGGTPEGIITACAVKALGGVIQGKLWPKDDEERQKAIDAGHDLDRILEADDLVASDNCYFVATGITDSDFIDGVQRNGPFVRAESIVMRSHSGTIRHVVSDMKADRWT comes from the coding sequence ATGACTCAACCAGACTCTCTCGATACCTGGCAGCCCGATCGCAACCTTGCCATGGAGCTGGTGCGCGCGACCGAGGCGGCCGCGATCCGCGCGACCCCCTACGTGGGTCGCGGCGACAAGAACGCAGCCGACGGCGCCGCCGTCGACGCCATGCGCCGGTTCCTCTCCACCGTCTCCATGAACGGCACCGTCGTTATCGGTGAGGGCGAGAAAGACGATGCCCCCTGGCTCTACAACGGCGAGCGCGTCGGCAACGGCATGGGTGCCGGCTGCGACGTCGCCGTCGACCCGATCGACGGGACCCGCCTTACCGCTGAGGGGCGCCCGGGCGCGATCTCCGTCATCGCCGTCGCCGACCGCGGCAGCATGTACGACCCCTCAGCCGTGTTCTACATGGACAAGCTCGTATGCGGACCTGACGGTGTCGGCATCGTGGACATCCGGAAGCCCATCGGCGAGAACATCCGCGCACTCGCTGCGAAGAAGGGCGTCGACGTCTCCGACCTCCGCGTCGCGGTGCTCGACCGCCCGCGCCACGAGCAGCTCATCGCCGAGATCCGCGAGGCCGGCGCCGGCACCCGTCTGCTGATGGACGGCGATGTCGCGGGCGGCGTGAACGCGGCCCGCTGGGACTCCCGCATCGACCTCTGCGTCGGGATCGGCGGCACCCCAGAGGGCATCATCACGGCCTGCGCCGTGAAGGCGCTCGGCGGGGTCATCCAGGGCAAGCTCTGGCCGAAGGACGACGAGGAGCGCCAGAAGGCCATCGACGCCGGGCACGACCTCGATCGGATCCTTGAAGCCGACGACCTCGTGGCAAGCGACAACTGCTACTTCGTCGCGACGGGCATCACGGACTCCGACTTCATCGACGGCGTGCAGCGCAACGGCCCGTTCGTGCGTGCCGAAAGCATCGTCATGCGCTCCCACTCGGGCACCATCCGCCACGTCGTCAGCGACATGAAGGCGGATCGCTGGACGTAG
- the rmuC gene encoding DNA recombination protein RmuC: MTPLAASFLTVVIALVAALAGWFAGRRSGVASGEVRVDEVRSRAEQERALAVQQARLDAEGEHRRVREELAAHQTRARGLEERLRDAHSALEQRAEQDREEQRVLQHLAPLRDSVGKLERTVTTLEQQRAAQHGELTEQLRQAATAEEKLRGTAESLASALRSNTTRGIWGETQLRRIIEAAGMLEHVDFTVQHQLTTEHGGARPDVVIHLPGGKALAIDAKVPFDAHLQAQHLDPVDDETGARRRELLAKHAKALRDHVLALSNRDYWSALEDSPELVVAFVPSESLLSSALDADPLLLEFAFERRVALASPVSLWAILKSIAHSWRQESLTTEARTLFDLSRELHRRIGRTATHLDKLGRTLSRGVQDYNAYVGSLERQVLPTARKIGALNGENIGTEPRQLEDTARPLVAPELRTPEPDAGADDAGADDAGSDRAGAGGAGSRGAAAGVTAAPEPAGPASAATGTASSTRD; the protein is encoded by the coding sequence ATGACTCCCCTCGCCGCATCGTTCCTCACCGTCGTGATCGCGCTGGTCGCCGCCCTGGCCGGCTGGTTCGCGGGGCGCCGTTCGGGCGTCGCTTCCGGTGAGGTCCGCGTCGACGAGGTGCGTTCCCGCGCCGAGCAGGAGCGGGCTCTGGCCGTGCAGCAGGCACGACTCGACGCCGAGGGCGAGCATCGCCGGGTTCGCGAGGAACTCGCGGCGCATCAGACGCGGGCGCGCGGCCTCGAAGAGCGGCTGCGCGACGCCCACAGCGCACTCGAGCAGCGCGCCGAGCAGGATCGCGAGGAGCAGCGCGTCCTCCAGCACCTCGCGCCGTTGCGCGACAGCGTCGGTAAACTCGAGCGGACCGTCACGACGCTCGAGCAGCAACGCGCCGCCCAGCACGGCGAACTGACCGAGCAGCTCCGCCAGGCGGCGACTGCGGAGGAGAAGCTGCGCGGCACCGCAGAGTCCCTCGCGTCGGCGCTCCGATCGAACACCACGCGCGGCATCTGGGGCGAGACCCAGTTGCGGCGCATCATCGAGGCTGCAGGCATGCTCGAGCACGTCGATTTCACGGTGCAGCATCAGCTCACCACCGAGCACGGGGGTGCCCGCCCCGACGTGGTCATCCACCTGCCGGGTGGAAAAGCGCTTGCGATCGACGCGAAGGTGCCGTTCGACGCGCACCTGCAGGCTCAGCACCTCGACCCCGTCGACGACGAAACGGGAGCACGCCGACGCGAACTCCTCGCGAAACACGCGAAAGCTCTCCGCGACCACGTGCTCGCGCTCAGCAACCGCGACTACTGGAGCGCGCTCGAGGATTCGCCTGAACTCGTCGTCGCGTTCGTGCCGAGCGAGTCGCTGCTCTCCAGCGCGCTCGACGCCGATCCCCTCCTTCTCGAGTTCGCCTTCGAGCGCCGCGTCGCCCTCGCTTCACCGGTCAGCCTGTGGGCGATCCTCAAGTCGATCGCGCACAGCTGGAGACAGGAATCGCTGACGACAGAAGCACGCACCCTCTTCGACTTGAGCCGTGAACTCCACCGCCGCATCGGCCGCACCGCCACGCACCTCGACAAGCTCGGCCGCACGCTCTCACGCGGAGTGCAGGACTACAACGCCTACGTCGGCTCGCTCGAACGGCAGGTGCTCCCGACGGCGCGCAAGATCGGCGCGCTCAACGGCGAGAACATCGGCACCGAACCGCGCCAGCTCGAAGACACGGCGCGCCCGCTCGTCGCGCCCGAACTCCGCACCCCGGAGCCGGACGCCGGTGCCGATGACGCCGGTGCCGATGACGCCGGCTCCGATCGCGCAGGGGCAGGTGGAGCCGGTTCCCGTGGTGCTGCGGCAGGTGTCACGGCGGCTCCTGAGCCCGCGGGCCCCGCATCGGCCGCGACCGGGACCGCATCCTCTACCCGAGACTGA
- a CDS encoding 3'-5' exonuclease, with product MPVDFTAIDFETANSHSSSACAVGLVRVRGGAVVERAEWLIRPPATHGEFLSMNIRIHGITPAMVTDAPEWGDQLQQLRDFIGADVAVAHNAGFDMGVIRGACAETITPVPKLRYLCSVQVSRKTYDIPSHRLPLAAAAAGFGEFSHHNALADAEACAAIIIDAARRHAASSVTALAKTTGLRIQTLKAIPLKL from the coding sequence GTGCCCGTCGACTTCACCGCGATCGATTTCGAGACCGCGAACAGCCACTCCTCATCCGCCTGCGCCGTCGGGCTCGTCCGGGTGCGGGGCGGTGCCGTCGTCGAACGGGCGGAGTGGCTGATCCGGCCCCCGGCGACCCACGGCGAGTTTCTGTCGATGAACATCCGGATCCACGGCATCACGCCCGCGATGGTTACCGACGCACCGGAGTGGGGCGACCAGCTGCAGCAGCTGCGCGACTTCATCGGCGCCGACGTCGCCGTCGCGCACAACGCCGGGTTCGACATGGGCGTGATCCGCGGCGCCTGCGCCGAGACCATCACCCCGGTGCCGAAGCTGCGCTACCTCTGCAGCGTTCAGGTGTCCCGAAAAACCTATGACATCCCCTCGCACCGTTTGCCCCTCGCGGCCGCTGCCGCCGGGTTCGGCGAGTTCTCGCACCACAACGCACTCGCCGACGCCGAAGCCTGCGCCGCCATCATCATCGATGCCGCGCGACGCCATGCCGCCTCGAGCGTGACCGCGCTCGCGAAGACTACTGGCCTCCGCATCCAGACGCTGAAGGCGATCCCGCTGAAGCTGTAG
- a CDS encoding cation acetate symporter produces the protein MEDNNPILNISIFLAFVAVTMVIVIRASRNNRTAADYYAGGRSFTGRQNGLAIAGDYLSAASFLGICGAIAMNGYDGFLYSIGFLVAWLVALLLVAELMRNTAKFTMADVLSFRLKQKPVRMAAATTTLAVSFFYLLAQMAGAGALVSLLLGLDNALGQSLVIVVVGVVMIIYVMIGGMKGTTWVQIIKAVLLIGGVAVMTVWTLAMFGFNFSALLGRAAELNENGLDVLAPGLQYGANPLDFVSLALALVLGTAGLPHVLMRFYTVPTAKEARRSVVWAIWLIGIFYLFTLVLGFGAGALVGPDAIANAPGGQNSAAPMLAFELGGPLLLGFISAVAFATILAVVAGLTITASASFAHDIYNSVIKKGTASAKQEVRVAKITTLVIGAAAILGGIGAQGQNVAFLVALAFAVAASANLPTILFSLFWSRFTTRGAVWSMLGGLISALVLIAFSPVVSGSETSMIPTADFALFPLSNPGIVSIPIGFFLGWLGSVTSRAKESRALAAEMEVRELTGFGAEPPVEH, from the coding sequence ATGGAAGATAACAACCCGATCCTGAACATCTCGATCTTCCTCGCGTTCGTCGCGGTGACGATGGTGATCGTGATCCGCGCCAGCCGCAACAACCGGACCGCAGCCGACTACTACGCCGGCGGTCGATCATTCACCGGCAGGCAGAACGGCCTCGCGATCGCCGGTGACTACCTGTCGGCGGCATCGTTCCTCGGCATCTGCGGCGCCATCGCGATGAACGGGTACGACGGCTTCCTCTACTCGATCGGCTTTCTGGTCGCGTGGCTCGTCGCGCTGCTGCTCGTCGCCGAACTCATGCGCAACACGGCCAAGTTCACCATGGCCGACGTGCTGTCGTTCCGACTCAAGCAGAAGCCCGTGCGCATGGCCGCCGCCACGACGACACTCGCCGTCTCGTTCTTCTATCTGCTCGCGCAGATGGCGGGCGCCGGTGCGCTCGTCTCGCTCCTCCTGGGGCTCGACAACGCTCTCGGCCAGTCGCTCGTGATCGTCGTCGTGGGGGTCGTCATGATCATCTACGTGATGATCGGCGGCATGAAGGGAACCACCTGGGTGCAGATCATCAAGGCCGTGCTGCTCATCGGCGGCGTCGCCGTCATGACGGTGTGGACCCTCGCGATGTTCGGGTTCAACTTCTCCGCACTGCTCGGTCGGGCGGCAGAGCTCAACGAGAACGGCCTCGACGTCCTCGCCCCCGGCCTCCAGTACGGAGCGAACCCGCTCGACTTCGTGTCGCTCGCGCTCGCGCTCGTCCTCGGCACCGCCGGCCTGCCCCACGTGCTCATGCGGTTCTACACTGTGCCGACCGCGAAGGAAGCCCGTCGCTCGGTCGTGTGGGCGATCTGGCTCATCGGCATCTTCTACCTGTTCACGCTCGTCCTCGGCTTCGGTGCTGGCGCCCTCGTCGGCCCCGACGCCATCGCGAACGCGCCGGGCGGACAGAACTCGGCCGCCCCGATGCTCGCGTTCGAACTGGGCGGGCCGCTGCTGCTCGGCTTCATCTCCGCCGTCGCGTTCGCCACGATCCTCGCGGTTGTCGCGGGGCTCACGATCACGGCGTCGGCGTCTTTCGCGCACGACATCTACAACAGCGTCATCAAGAAGGGCACCGCCTCCGCCAAGCAGGAGGTCCGCGTCGCGAAGATCACGACCCTCGTGATCGGCGCGGCGGCGATCCTCGGCGGCATCGGGGCACAGGGTCAGAACGTCGCGTTCCTCGTCGCACTCGCCTTCGCGGTTGCGGCGAGCGCGAACCTGCCGACGATCCTCTTCTCGCTGTTCTGGTCGAGGTTCACGACCCGCGGCGCCGTGTGGTCGATGCTGGGCGGGCTCATCTCCGCGCTCGTGCTCATCGCGTTCTCGCCGGTCGTCTCCGGCAGCGAGACCTCGATGATCCCGACCGCAGACTTCGCGCTCTTCCCGCTGTCGAACCCCGGTATCGTCTCGATCCCGATCGGCTTCTTCCTCGGGTGGCTCGGGTCGGTGACGTCCCGCGCCAAGGAGTCCCGCGCCCTCGCCGCCGAGATGGAAGTACGCGAGCTCACCGGATTCGGCGCAGAGCCACCGGTGGAGCACTGA
- a CDS encoding DUF485 domain-containing protein translates to MPDEHPPGPDNDAAPPIDYISVQESPEFIELKRRFRRFVFPVSVAFFVWFITYVLLAAYAHDFMATPVFGNVNLGIILGLGQFVTTFAITMIYVRFANKRLDPLSVDIRADLEERAGNAAQGGDR, encoded by the coding sequence ATGCCAGACGAGCACCCACCGGGCCCAGACAACGACGCCGCACCGCCGATCGATTACATCAGCGTGCAGGAGTCCCCCGAGTTCATCGAGTTGAAGCGTCGATTCCGCCGCTTCGTGTTCCCCGTATCCGTCGCATTCTTCGTATGGTTCATCACCTACGTGCTGCTCGCCGCCTACGCCCACGATTTCATGGCGACACCGGTGTTCGGCAACGTGAACCTCGGCATCATCCTGGGCCTCGGCCAGTTCGTCACGACCTTCGCGATCACCATGATCTACGTGAGGTTCGCGAACAAGCGCCTCGACCCGCTGAGCGTCGACATCCGCGCTGATCTGGAGGAACGAGCCGGGAACGCAGCGCAGGGGGGCGATCGCTGA
- the ychF gene encoding redox-regulated ATPase YchF, with amino-acid sequence MALTIGIVGLPNVGKSTLFNALTRNQVLAANYPFATIEPNIGVVNLPDSRLDKLAEIFGSERILPAPVSFVDIAGIVRGASEGEGLGNQFLANIREADAIAQVVRGFEDPDVVHVDGDVNPASDMETINTELIIADLQTIDKALVRYEKELKSKKIDPSVVATAKAAQEALNDGKLISLTDIDLEPIKELGLLTAKPFLYVFNVDEAVLQDRAKLDELAALVAPAKAIFLDAKIESELIELDPEDAAEMLASTGQEESGLDQLARIGFETLGLQTYLTAGPKEARAWTIARGATAPQAAGAIHTDFEKGFIKGEIISFEDLVEAGSVAEARSKGKARMEGKDYIMQDGDVCEWRFNV; translated from the coding sequence GTGGCTCTTACTATCGGAATCGTCGGACTCCCGAACGTCGGCAAGTCGACCCTTTTCAACGCGCTGACGCGCAATCAGGTGCTGGCGGCGAACTACCCGTTCGCGACCATCGAGCCGAACATCGGGGTCGTGAACCTTCCCGACTCGCGGCTCGACAAGCTGGCCGAGATCTTCGGGTCGGAGCGGATCCTGCCGGCGCCCGTGAGCTTCGTCGACATCGCGGGCATCGTCCGCGGCGCGAGCGAGGGTGAGGGGCTCGGCAACCAGTTCCTTGCGAACATCCGCGAGGCGGACGCGATCGCGCAGGTGGTCCGCGGGTTCGAGGATCCGGATGTCGTCCACGTCGACGGCGACGTCAACCCGGCGAGCGATATGGAGACGATCAACACCGAGCTGATCATCGCCGACCTGCAGACCATCGACAAGGCGCTGGTGCGCTACGAGAAAGAGCTCAAATCGAAGAAGATCGATCCGTCGGTGGTCGCTACCGCGAAGGCGGCTCAGGAGGCGCTCAACGACGGGAAGCTGATCTCGCTCACGGACATCGATCTCGAGCCCATCAAGGAGCTCGGTCTACTCACGGCGAAGCCGTTCCTCTACGTGTTCAACGTCGACGAGGCGGTCCTGCAGGATCGGGCGAAGCTGGACGAGCTGGCCGCCCTCGTGGCGCCCGCCAAGGCGATCTTCCTCGACGCGAAGATCGAGAGCGAGCTCATCGAGCTCGACCCGGAGGATGCCGCTGAGATGCTCGCCTCGACCGGCCAGGAGGAGAGCGGCCTCGACCAGCTCGCCCGTATCGGCTTCGAGACGCTCGGACTGCAGACGTATCTGACGGCGGGACCGAAGGAGGCGCGCGCCTGGACGATCGCCCGCGGTGCGACGGCTCCGCAGGCCGCCGGCGCGATTCACACCGACTTCGAGAAGGGCTTCATCAAGGGCGAGATCATCTCCTTCGAGGATCTCGTCGAGGCCGGTTCGGTCGCCGAAGCGCGATCGAAGGGCAAGGCCCGCATGGAGGGCAAGGATTACATCATGCAGGACGGCGACGTCTGCGAGTGGCGGTTCAACGTCTAG
- a CDS encoding Abi family protein produces MSLEYTKEWLPLEGQVDRLIARGLEVEDHARAIATLEAIGYYRLTGYLYSFLESEQYFDEEGRECTRVLGRYRPGTALHHAEAIIDFDRQLRLLVLEGVERIEVAVRMRTGYILGRSSAFAHEEIACFDDSFTRPVTDSREPRPSKHVQWLERVKIRRDSSDEQFVAHFRDKYDDRMPVWALTELLELGHLSTLYRGMLQKDAEELAAEFGVPRKKMMTSWLASLNYVRNVAAHHARLFNRKLQHAPSRPTTGTIQELNHLSAPGAPKADFGTYNALAIIAYLLKSIDLEPSWARNLTDLFRAFPKSHALTLQSMGVPEGWEVLELWRD; encoded by the coding sequence GTGAGCTTGGAGTACACGAAGGAGTGGCTACCGCTCGAAGGGCAAGTCGATCGGCTCATCGCAAGAGGGCTTGAGGTCGAGGACCACGCGCGTGCCATCGCAACGCTTGAAGCGATCGGATACTACCGACTGACTGGCTATCTTTACTCCTTTTTGGAATCTGAGCAGTATTTCGATGAAGAGGGCCGCGAGTGCACTCGAGTGCTGGGCCGATACCGTCCTGGTACAGCACTGCATCACGCTGAGGCAATCATTGATTTTGATCGGCAACTCAGGCTTTTGGTATTGGAGGGAGTCGAACGCATTGAGGTTGCTGTCCGCATGCGTACCGGCTATATTCTCGGGCGTAGCTCAGCATTTGCGCATGAGGAGATAGCTTGCTTCGACGATTCATTTACGCGTCCGGTCACCGATAGCCGCGAGCCTCGGCCGAGCAAGCATGTTCAATGGCTCGAGCGCGTCAAAATACGCAGGGATAGCTCAGACGAGCAGTTCGTCGCCCATTTTCGTGACAAGTATGACGACCGCATGCCTGTCTGGGCGCTTACTGAGCTCTTGGAGTTGGGGCACCTGTCGACCCTTTACCGCGGCATGCTGCAGAAAGACGCTGAAGAGCTCGCGGCGGAGTTCGGCGTGCCGAGGAAAAAGATGATGACAAGCTGGCTTGCCAGCCTGAACTATGTTCGAAATGTCGCGGCCCATCATGCGCGGCTTTTCAACAGGAAACTCCAGCACGCACCGTCGCGCCCCACGACGGGAACGATACAGGAACTGAACCATCTCAGCGCACCTGGAGCCCCTAAAGCGGATTTTGGTACGTACAACGCGCTCGCGATCATTGCGTACCTCCTCAAATCAATCGACCTGGAACCGAGCTGGGCCCGGAACCTCACGGACCTCTTTCGTGCCTTCCCGAAGTCGCACGCGCTGACACTTCAATCGATGGGCGTCCCCGAGGGCTGGGAGGTGCTTGAGCTTTGGCGAGACTGA
- a CDS encoding trans-aconitate 2-methyltransferase produces the protein MNSLNTAEGRIMSTEYGPQVVREAYESRAIEYTKALGTIETMSPVDLAAIERWSRGIGGRIVDAGCGPGHWTAHLRNLGADIEGIDMVPAFIEGARRCFPGTTFRLGKLDALPVQAASLAGILAWYSVIHVSPELLPATIQEFVRCLEPGGSLLLGFFEGPQVESFDHAITTAYFWPVNELSRFLVGAGFEVIDVQMRTDPGVRPHAVIAAQLAD, from the coding sequence ATGAACTCGTTGAATACCGCTGAAGGGCGCATTATGAGCACTGAGTATGGACCCCAGGTGGTGCGCGAAGCTTACGAATCTCGCGCGATCGAGTACACGAAAGCCCTCGGAACTATCGAAACAATGTCTCCGGTGGATCTAGCAGCGATAGAAAGATGGTCCCGTGGCATTGGCGGTCGCATTGTTGACGCTGGTTGCGGTCCAGGGCACTGGACTGCGCATCTGCGTAATCTCGGTGCCGACATCGAGGGTATCGATATGGTGCCAGCTTTTATCGAGGGTGCTCGGAGGTGCTTTCCCGGAACCACGTTCCGTCTGGGGAAACTGGATGCTCTCCCAGTACAGGCAGCCAGCCTAGCCGGAATCCTCGCCTGGTATTCCGTGATTCATGTGTCTCCGGAGCTGCTACCCGCAACCATTCAAGAGTTTGTCCGATGTCTTGAGCCTGGAGGAAGTCTGCTCCTTGGATTCTTCGAAGGGCCACAGGTTGAGTCGTTCGATCATGCCATCACCACTGCCTATTTCTGGCCCGTGAATGAGCTGAGTCGATTTCTTGTGGGTGCTGGTTTCGAAGTCATAGACGTGCAGATGCGAACCGACCCTGGTGTTCGACCTCATGCCGTGATAGCTGCACAGCTTGCCGATTGA
- a CDS encoding GyrI-like domain-containing protein, whose amino-acid sequence MPAVDAALSTARDEALAVRAMYETLEQRFNGKTWSTHQLQIGFANDVGQIGRLLLAEEGTWQIDGDPRAELEHKLSESMWWVFVIADRLGIDITEAFPETMGRIRAGLASTIARTAPSESAHLSASDTPEQVSVPAATYVAVAGLGAPGTEEFYRKKRLITQLATELSPSATAPVVELQYWYPEDAAPVEIADFYLTNPIPSLHYRVLALAPDATDDAQLAAAVERIADPARPTDEITILHQPEQEVVQVMHHGPFADEHATLARLGAFAASRGLRRRGPHHEIHLDAFGPETPQADLRTILRDPVG is encoded by the coding sequence ATGCCCGCAGTTGATGCCGCCCTCTCCACCGCCAGAGACGAAGCACTCGCGGTCCGCGCGATGTACGAGACCCTCGAGCAGCGGTTCAACGGCAAGACCTGGTCGACCCACCAGTTGCAGATCGGATTCGCCAACGACGTCGGTCAGATCGGGCGACTCCTGCTCGCAGAAGAAGGCACCTGGCAGATCGACGGCGACCCGCGGGCAGAGCTCGAGCACAAGCTCTCCGAATCGATGTGGTGGGTCTTCGTCATCGCCGACCGGCTCGGGATCGACATAACCGAAGCGTTCCCCGAGACGATGGGCCGGATCCGGGCGGGCCTCGCATCCACGATCGCGCGCACGGCGCCGAGCGAGTCCGCGCACCTCAGCGCATCGGACACCCCGGAACAGGTCAGCGTGCCCGCGGCCACGTACGTCGCCGTAGCGGGTTTGGGAGCGCCGGGCACCGAGGAGTTCTACCGCAAGAAAAGGCTCATCACGCAGCTGGCGACTGAGCTCTCACCCAGTGCGACCGCGCCGGTCGTCGAGCTCCAGTACTGGTACCCCGAGGATGCGGCACCGGTCGAGATCGCCGACTTCTACCTCACGAACCCGATCCCGTCGCTGCACTATCGGGTGCTGGCGCTCGCCCCCGACGCGACAGACGACGCCCAGCTCGCTGCGGCCGTCGAACGCATCGCGGATCCGGCGCGCCCCACCGACGAGATCACCATCCTGCACCAGCCGGAGCAAGAAGTCGTCCAGGTCATGCACCACGGCCCATTCGCAGACGAGCACGCCACACTGGCACGCCTCGGAGCGTTCGCGGCCTCGCGCGGCCTCCGTCGCCGTGGCCCGCACCACGAAATCCACCTCGATGCGTTCGGACCCGAGACACCCCAGGCCGACCTCCGGACGATCCTCCGCGACCCGGTGGGGTGA
- a CDS encoding TetR/AcrR family transcriptional regulator, with the protein MAGVGRPRAFDTDRALDAAVDVFWAQGFKSASLTDLAAAMGINKPSIYAAFGDKSQLFQAALRRYIERNMGYVTEALAQPSTRAFAEAFLVGNARAVTMPGRPAGCLSVQAAATPEGSDEFAVLARNRVEIHERFAERFRRGIAEGDVPEDADPDELAGLLLALSSGFAIRAADGTPRDALVAIARRAATAIPTH; encoded by the coding sequence ATGGCTGGAGTGGGGAGACCCCGAGCGTTCGACACCGATCGCGCACTCGATGCGGCGGTCGATGTCTTCTGGGCGCAGGGATTCAAGAGCGCGAGCCTCACCGACCTCGCGGCGGCCATGGGTATCAACAAGCCAAGCATCTACGCCGCCTTCGGCGATAAGTCGCAGCTCTTCCAGGCCGCCCTGCGCCGGTACATCGAGCGCAACATGGGGTACGTCACCGAAGCACTCGCGCAGCCGAGCACCCGAGCGTTCGCCGAGGCGTTTCTCGTCGGGAACGCCCGAGCGGTCACGATGCCGGGGCGTCCCGCTGGCTGCCTCTCGGTCCAGGCCGCGGCCACTCCCGAGGGGTCGGACGAATTCGCGGTGCTGGCCCGCAACCGTGTCGAGATTCATGAGCGCTTCGCAGAACGATTCCGCCGCGGTATCGCCGAGGGCGACGTCCCTGAGGACGCCGACCCAGACGAGCTCGCCGGGCTCCTCCTGGCGCTCTCGAGCGGCTTCGCGATCCGCGCCGCGGACGGGACGCCTCGCGACGCTCTGGTCGCCATCGCCCGACGTGCCGCCACCGCAATTCCCACTCACTGA
- a CDS encoding CPBP family intramembrane glutamic endopeptidase — MKQGSSSVDTAAQVRGPGWPEILAGGAAYVASIGLVVLLLPLISEPVVQGNVALLVSGLMGIIALAVAVLIRIRGLEPFGFRRARPLHLGVGAGLGVLAYGLGIVAALVYTALTGQAENVQEGYQAAAAGGWLSLALAIVAGALITPLGEEGFFRGVLANALLARYGAWVGVLVSAAVFAVAHGINPILPVAFVVGVMTALLFRWSGSIWPGVVLHGVNNAVALIIPLMVGVADA, encoded by the coding sequence ATGAAACAGGGATCATCGAGCGTGGACACTGCAGCGCAGGTGAGGGGTCCAGGCTGGCCAGAGATCCTCGCCGGGGGAGCCGCCTATGTCGCCTCCATCGGCCTGGTTGTGCTGCTGCTCCCGCTCATCTCGGAGCCGGTCGTGCAGGGGAACGTGGCACTCCTCGTCTCGGGGCTCATGGGGATCATCGCGCTCGCGGTAGCCGTGCTGATCAGGATCCGGGGCCTTGAGCCGTTCGGCTTCCGCCGGGCGCGACCCCTGCACCTGGGCGTCGGTGCCGGACTCGGTGTGCTCGCCTACGGTCTCGGTATCGTCGCCGCGCTGGTCTATACCGCGCTGACCGGGCAGGCGGAGAACGTGCAGGAGGGTTATCAGGCCGCGGCCGCCGGCGGCTGGCTCTCACTCGCCCTCGCGATCGTCGCCGGTGCGCTGATCACGCCGCTAGGGGAGGAGGGCTTCTTCCGAGGCGTGCTCGCGAATGCGCTGCTGGCGCGCTACGGGGCGTGGGTCGGTGTGCTGGTAAGCGCCGCGGTCTTCGCCGTTGCGCACGGGATCAACCCGATCCTTCCGGTGGCGTTCGTCGTCGGCGTGATGACGGCGCTGCTCTTCCGATGGTCGGGGTCGATCTGGCCGGGGGTCGTACTCCACGGCGTCAACAACGCCGTCGCTCTGATCATCCCGCTGATGGTGGGCGTCGCCGACGCGTAG